AGCACATAATGAATGATGAacttactatgaaaataactaaattaaactagtcgcgccatatcataaaaattaaaggatgTATTGTTGGTTTGTTCATATAGTGATACTATGTCCGAAAGTAGACGAAAACGGGCCAAGTAAAGTCAAGCAAGTAGGAGAGGACTGTGACAAACAAAGCCACACTTTATTATAGATATGTATGTTATGATAGAGTTACGTTGTACGTTAAACTGCTAATATAGACACTGTATATTTTGCATGaaatatacagggtggcgcaatagaacgtgcatatcgcatcatcttttttcgcggggtagtgtgtgcgcgggcggggggagtctgcgtcgttgggtaggcgggctcatggagttttagtcactatgagtcactttttgcgtgcgcgcattttacaagaactctcgttcatacatggctaggcgtttatattgttctgaatatggactacggcaaattagtgaagctccgagtgctaatttaattaaaatatgggtacagcgttTTGAACAGACTGGTTCAACGTTCTGGTTCAACAACTGGTTcaaaccacaagcaaaaggtcgtccaagaacatctaggaccgacgacaatattgagagagttatgcagtctgtacgaggagatccacaaatgtctactcgcaagagatcgtctgtcttacacttatcgagacgaagttcgcaacgaattttaaacttggatcttaaactgcatccttacaagctgcagataacacaagaattgaaagagtctgacttcggagcagcaaggctcgcatttgctaatgaaatgcttaatcgattttccaattttgacaatatccttttctcagatgaggcccacttccatatcaatgggttcgtaaacggtcaaaattgtcgttactggaacagtgagaatcccaaactgcatagtcctaaagtgacagtatcggcagcaatctctggtagaggaataattggaccgtttttctttgaaaatgcgcgggggcaaaacgtcactgttaataccgaacgctatgttgcgatgttggaaggttttttggctccagagctcgaaaattcaagaatagtgaattctaggacttggtttcaacaagacggagctacctggcacacatcaaatgactccatggcggttgtgaaacagatgttccctggcagactgatttcgaaaagaggtgatatcccatggcccccacgtagtccagacgtgacgcctcctgacttttttttgtggggatacctcaagaacaatgtctacagcaataatccgaaaaacaccgatcagctcaaggagaatatccgtggtgaaatggcagcaattacaccagcattactgaagaaagttttcaataacttccgtttgcgattagaggagtgtcgtcgtagagagggtcatcatttagacgatgttatttttaaaaaataaaaattaaacttcggttatttcttaataatacctcagttttattttaactataccttttgtattaattttttaatcaatattttaaatatgcacgttctattgcgccaccctgtacttttcacttctcatgctctgaaattgcttatttgtgcaagatataggctgcacaaaatcaatttttgtgcacaagtgcataaACGTACTAcacataaatgtatctatattaagtcaaagaaaatgagccatacagccaaacacaataaaaagttcagagatagaatttgttattttataatatatactttaatttatttgcctcatgtgttttttaagacataaaatatattaaaattcaaatacggtggtttatttaattaattaaaaacatatatatatcacaaaattaatttataatggctgtataggtctggagcccaagtcTAATATCGATGTcgtaagatataaaaaaaagcggcgggaaacggttcttttttttttcgtgcgtttattaatttcttcaaatttgctaaaattgtaaaaaatgtccatgttataccattgttttatttcctcgcaatcgaaatgaaaagcagagtttatgactcgtccacaaaaccattttatcctcgacattactattaGCCCTCGCCTTTGGCTTGGGCTGCTAAAAGTCTCAAATAAAATTGGTTCGTTTtatgcactcgttgtaaaatctactattatttctctaaaacggctttactcacggtctgtcggtgttggtaccgactagtttcagaccattcATAGGTCCTCCATGAGTGCAGACGGGCCATCACCGGGAGGTGATGGCCCGTCTCAATGATTGAGACTGCTCACTGCTGAGATCCTGAGTAAATACGTTTTACACAAatactgtattaaaaataaacgtaatgaaaagttactccaagtttaaaatcaattctccctgtcatgtaattctgtagtgacaaaggtaaagTAAagactaacggccttacaaataaaattatcataaagttataactaagcataaaccaagaatatgtaaaatgtttacaaatagacattttgcttacgaatggtttgttcggacgtataacgtttcccgcgtttattttcaaggcagcttgtcattcggaaaacttattatcattgtattttctttgtttatcttcagttataactttataccaagtttatttgtaaggccgataaagTTTACAACGTCTCAGGAAAGTTTTAATATTCTAATaacatgaaatataataaattttactgtatatTCTATAGATTGataacaatattttcattaactTATATTTCCCAGGTGTTTATTTATCGATTATATAATAAACGGCAGCTCTTATACCGCTCATGTTGCACTGGCAATATAATAACAGAAGACAGAGTCCTAACTTCTGCTCATTGTTTCTTGACGAACAGAAAAAGGTAagaaactctttttttatgaaaatgaaaatattaccgAATGAAACGAAacgatttaccagtgggaggctcctttgcacaggatgccggctaggttatgggtaccacaacggcgcctatttctgccgtgaagcagtaaggttattgtgtttcggtctgaagggcgccttagctagtaaaattactgactAAATGaaagttaacatcttatgtctcaaggtgacgagcccaatgtagtgccgctcagagtttttgggtttatcaagaatcctgagtggcactgcattgtaatggacataaatagggtatatcaattaccatcagctgaacgtcctgctcgtctcgtctcttattttcataaaaaaaaaatatagagaaAGCGCTTGAGATATGTAAAGATAGAAGCAAGCGGCGTTCCgctgtctctgcctaccccgacgggaacaaggctaTGAATGTGTTTAATGTATGTgaacaaacaagcgtacgggtcatctgatggtcTGTGATCACGGTCGCCCACATTTTCCTGTTGTTGATGTttcagaggaatcacataagCGTTGCGTGTCTTTAAGATgtaagtacttttttttaaagtacctatATCGTATGTTCCTGGAAccaaggaatctcattccataaattgtttgttttaagaAATAAGGACATATTCGAAGTGCCTATTATTTGGCTTTACAAAATACGtaggtaattaaattataggtaggtactgtatatgttttacaattctCTTAATGCCTAAGGGTGtacaatgattttttaataaatagatttaCTGTATGTAAAAAGTAAACTCAGCTATAAGGATTATTtccgtttatttttatttatttattttatttacaataactcAACATTAATAATTGATTTCCACTTACATACTAATCATAGGATGGTTACTCTAATAaggtacattcaacattttaaaaaagaaaaaataagtaactttaatcttaattctagaaactatacaaGTTCAAAATACTACATTAATGATAAGGCTGCTTGGCAGTTAAATAGATTgctcttaattatttaaattaattctattgttatattattatttataattataatataattctgaCAGCTCGAGTATTAACTATTAAATCAATTTGTAATAGCTATTCGATAACCTAATTATCGACattcacaaatatttatatgttatgggcaatgtgattaactgggcattattaataatgcccaAGTGCGATGGGCAAAGTGATTAATTTATCACTTTGACcggccattattaataatgcccgACGGCCCGTGGTCCATGCAATAAGTCAGTGTTAGAGATAGCTTTAATTTATCACTTATTACATTCTTAATAACTTTCTTGCACAGTCCTTAATTATAAGATATTTATGTTGATTTTTCTCAGCTTACtaatttttaagctattttttCTTAAGTTATATATTTGTCAAAATGAAAGTTTTTAACTACTTTGttcaatagtttatttttttctaacttttcatgataattttgtaactttaatttcatttaataaacaaaaacactacagttcacttattttattactttgccCAAGATAGGGTGGGCATTATTCATAATGGCCGGGAAAAGTGATTAATCATGCTGTTTTAGTCACATTGTCAAATAGAGTCGAGTATTATGAATACAGACCGGCCATTATTAATTGTGCCCGGACTTATCAAATTGCCCGTAACATATATATCGCATGATATCTGTTATTTTTGCACAAGTTTTTACACGgttgtttttaaacatatacTTTCATGAAAATATAGTTTAACTTTAAAGGCGTGCGTTCAATACGCTCTTCACCCTTTTTCAGTAATatcttttgttataatattattatatacctatataaattttaaatgaagtgATAAGTTTCTTGTTACATAGTATTGTCGAGGAGAAAAGTTTTGAATAATCTTCGTTACAAAATCTATGGGCATGATATATATCCGTCcctattaattgtaattaaaagtaaaaaaaggtGTGTGTTTAACAAGTTATTGTGTTTATTGAAAGTAATTTAATTCTCTCCATTGGTTGTTattcagtagacatattatgtgTTACAAGAGGCTGAAGGTAGCTGCAGTATCATACAAAATGCAAATGGCCTAGTTGACAAACTAACATCTTTGGGGGTCGGTGTGCGCAGGCATCTTAAATCGTTTTCCGGTTTCCTAGCTGCAAAAATTAACACAACTATATgatataacttattgaaagtcaaaaactaccaaccattcaaaaaagtatgcctcagacctgagaagaacgggcgcaagaaacacagcgggctttttttcataaacatgtggttacaatgtaatatcgtaaaataaaattgattatttaatagccagcgggcggtcgctccattcccatcccaatcattaagaaagtcatttatgttatattaaccttTCTTCACATCTTTTGAATAGCGTAATAacatttgttttgatatttttttttaccagtgggaggctcctttacaccggatgccggctagattatgaataccacaacggcgcctatttttgccgtgaagcagtaatgtgtgaaataactgggcaaatacgtattgacatcttatatctcaaggtgacgagcgcatttgtagtgccgcttataatttttgggtatttcaataatcctgagtggcacattgtaatggtcagagcgaatcaattaccatcagctgaacgtcctgctcgtctcgtcccttattttcataaaaaaaaatgttttgaacgttttctgggatctttttgTCGCACAACAAACTGGATATCTGCTCATCTATTATAGTCCATCCAACATTGATTCTGAGCCTCTTATATTCAGGTTGAAAATTAAACTGAAGGATTTGAGAGTTGTCGGAGGTATATTGAGTACGACGGCACGTGAACCAATAGAAGATGATGTCCAGCAGTGGAGGAAAATACAGCACATTTATTCCCAGAAGTTTTTTAGGTTTCCTGCTTTCAATCTTGCTATCcttgtaagtatatttattatatttgtttctttAACATGGTAACACTAACCTATTAAAGCTAACCAAACAAAATACGAATGGTAAGTTAAGGTATTCATGTTATGTTGTGGCTAATAGCTGTCAACTTTCGGGTTCACATAGTGCTTGACGGCGGTCAGCTTTTCGCACCTTATCTGTTTTTCGCGCTCCTTCCGCATGCCATGAAATGCTTGAATAATGTATGCCTACATAAACTTAATGAAacctaaaaataatatctatttcttgcctcgcacagccactctgtggaatcaattaccggctgcggttttcccgacttacggaccttcaagaaaagagcatactcccttcttaaaggccggcaacataTCTCTCGACCtgctgttgcggatgtccatgggtggttgcctcacttttccccatcccgtgagcctattgcccgtttgcccccttttatatatatttttttttaaataagtgtagATGATCTGGTAGCCCGACAATTCGTGACCAAATTTGATTTGCCAATGTTAGTTCAATACAGCTTACGAcgtttcatcaaaatctgttacagtaagaatagattcgctttccttctctatcttgctgtatctatgctagagatgttcttctgtcTCGCACGCACTAGTATATTTGTACTCAATGTTTTTTTCTATCATAACGAATGGCCTTTTTTAAAAAGAACAAAAGATACATTTGTCAACGACCGtttatgtaggtacttaattaacaaaataacaatcaACATTGTTCGTTTCATATTATAGTGACGAAGATGTTTTTACTGCGATTTGTTTTAAGGAAGAACACCAAATGAGCGTGACGCTCATGttatgctaagtgatcaccgccgcccacactctcttgcaataccaggggaatcataggagcgttacCTTTCTAAAAGGTATACGCTTTTATTAAGGCCaccatcgcacaaggaagcttattacATAGGTTGTAGGCTGAAGAGAGTTCCATGAAAACCTCACTGTACACAAACGCTAGACGtcgagatggtggggataatatcctattTTGTGGCGTGTCTCAAGGCACTGGATACCCGACAATTCGTGCAGCTcttcgttgcacgcggtcaaatggttcgagctgatactggggtgcgccagaccagtttgtggacctgcgctttgaggagcgctagaatgtgggccagctttaagtattaccgtgctctattaatgaagCCCTGCTTCTTCTATGCCAATATGGATTTGCGTTCCAGATGACCGCAGAATTGGTAGCTCGATATTTAAAAATCCAGTATTTCGAGACTAGGCGAGGCCTTAAGGCATGATACCAGTTGAGAGCTGTtgagctcagttggttagagtgccggtggcacggaacgccggaggtcgtggtttCAAGTCTAGTatcactcataaaattttgtttttcaaattttatttgtgtaataatatgaGAGTTGTTGTAATTGTGAATAGAAATTTATcaagtaatattaaaagtacATATGATTAAATCTTATACAATTAATTGgtatttttataagtttgtaTACAGATAAAATGTATGGGGTTGATAAAAAAGcgcaattaataaatattttttttttatattcattccttaataaaataaatgctaaCAATTAAAACTTCAGATaatttaagtaagtaataacttaatttaaatgttaattgttaATCTTTGCCAAgtctaataaacatttttttatttatagagacTTAACAAGATGTGGGTGTTCAAccaatttgtaaataaaataccttaTTCGAAGCTGAATCAAAACTTCGACGGAATATGTTCTGGTTTTATACTAAAGTCGACAACAGTAAGTATTGAAGTAATATCTGTAGGTACTATTTACTAATAAATGATAGATATTAAGAATATAAACGAGTTTACCTCAGACCACAAGActgaaatgaaacaaattattcatttataaaacTGTTCAAGAACGAAATGAAATAACGAAATAAACGAAATGTGTGCTAGGATACATAGTAGAAGTGGACAACGGACAAAGTAAAcagatatttcaaataaaattatttaaaaaaaaaacattacctaataaatatttcaaaaaccattccaatgaaaatgttttaaaatctatttattaatCTCAACTACCCTTTGCCTCGCCCGATTTttgtaacgctctcgtcacgcatccAGCTCACTCGTgcgtgcctaaagaagttttacttcaaaaaatttcaaaaatatataacctAAACGCCATAAAACAGAGTGAAGTTAtaaatcaggggcgtgcatatcatataggcaattaggcagtgcctacctcgttaaggatctaaataaatatagcactagtgttaaagttttctttgttcaattaatttattatttaaccaaacttctattaatTCAATACAACACTATTGTATTCAATAGTACGTATTGAACATCCACTCATTAAACTAAAGTTCTACCTAGTCTTgctataaatactgaaacaaagaaaaaaaaaaatctattgcaaataacatttattgctTTTACAGGGTGTTAGTTTtatacatacaaaacaatttaaaatattaaaagcttaattaagatcgggactagacaaCGGCCAGTATTCAGCTCTGATAAAGTCCGAAAAGTTCGTTTCCAAACAaaactgcgtagaccgagctttatgacccggcgccgagtcttgctggaaggaccattcttggttttTCAACATGGTGTGGTTAGGGGCTTCACTActttctcaagaatggtatcttgatacacttgtgtcgatgttttgataccttttttcactaaagtatggctcagtcgcTCCTTCATacctaataccccaccaaaccatctcTGAAGTCgaatagtgcccacgttgcactctgtcgactaattggaaggcttccttagagctttgagcataacaACTTTAATATTTAGTCCTCAAAACCCAGTATATCTACAGTGCCTTCTGAACTACACAACCAACGCACGCCCCTGTTAATAAAAATCTGTTGCCCGTAATTCATGTACCCCTTTATATGTCTTATCGTTCTGGacacactgcacaaggaagctcattccacagcttggccggacgtggaagaaagttccttgaaaactgcactgtggaggaaaactaacatccagatggtggggatgatatcttaattagtggcgtgtcgtgcgaatgtggaatttggtggcagaaatcaggtgaaacagcacttcggaacactccccgtgattgatgcggtagaagactcacaacgaagcgacgtctcAACGCAACGCTAGGTGATCGTGCCACTCATAAAGCACCGAGTACCCAAAAATTCGAGCACCTCTACATTGCACGcgttcaaatggatcgagctaataCGGGGATGCGCCaggccagagatgacagcaatactccatgtgtgaccGGACCTgtactttgtagagcgctaggatgagagccggcttgaagtattgctgtgcaCACGCTACGGCGTCATCTAACCGTTCTGAGATTACCATGTAAATATGACATTAAAAATCTGATTTATTCATATTAGCTAAGACATGAAGCTTAGTCAACAAGCAAATTAGGAATTCAGTAGGTACCATCGACAAAGTTGAATCGTAACCCACCTTAATATCATTTTCTTACAGTCATAATAAAAGTgacttttatcattttattagacataTCACACAATAATTTTCGTACATAAAAACCTGTTTTTATGAtcttaaaagaattatcaacaaTAAGACCATccaatcaattttgtcgatgcaAACATGcagacatacatacatacaaatagaAAGTGTAGTTTttgttatgataataagggacgagacgagcagaacgttcacctgataataataattgatacgcactgcccattacaatgcagtgccgctcaggattctcgaaaagcccaaaaattctgagcggcactacaaatctgctcgtcatcttgagacaagatgctaagtctcatttgcccagtaatttcactagctacggcgcccttcagactgaaacacaataatgtttacacattactgcttcacggcagaaataggcggttACGGCACGATtgacagatgtgaaacatcaaaactatacaatatacacgaaatttgatttatataaaatttattatttaaataaaatcactttTGAAGTGtacctatatacatatatttgcaTTTGCATAATTACTCTGAAATAACGTTGGTGTTGGTTGGTAACTGAAACTTGTAGTTAATACTTAACGCTcttcacttaaaataaaaaaaatatttaagttaacaTTTCTTTCACTtggattacaattaaaatataaaattgacagAGTTGGTCTTCTACCAAGAGTGTCTTCGTAGTGGAGATGCAAATTTACCCGCAGAGGACATGCGAACAACTGTTACTGCGAAGCTGTGAACAATATTACAGTTCGGAGTCCATTCCCACATTATCATCAACTGTAAGTATACCCGGCCCGCTCCTGAGTGGCTTACGTATTTTTCGCATATGATAAGTAAAATAACctgtgtttaaaattttattcaaaaatggtATATGCTTTTCATGAAATAAGAGAACAAACGAGTAACTTTAACAGTTCACTTTATAGTAGTTTTAGTCAGGAAGCGTCTAGTCACAGTACAACTAAAGCATCAAGGAACCTACGTAATAACGTTCGAAACGACTTATCTATATTCTAGAACAATCACACTATATGTTGTGTTTTAGTTGTTGATATAAGTCGCACGTAAATTTTAGAAGAGTATATGTCTATCATTTGACAGCAATCATaatcattaaaaagtttattaaattgttttaaagttGAAGTTTTTATGCCCACAGATCCGAATTAGTTCGGTTTGAATTATGATCctaataatttatcttaatcATTATTTGATGCAGtttctgaaaaacgttccaagccacaaacatcacattttaaggaattcgtgtttaataaatattaatgtattccAACATGTGGGTGgagctactaagtcatgatatcatttaaagagtgGCAGTAGTAGTCAGTCTGTGGATATGAATCACGtaaccagttttttttttcttaactcaatttcgacacgATTGTGGCTTGGAACCTTTTTCTAGAATTACGTCCAATCTGAATTCATCCAGTTATTGATTATCC
Above is a genomic segment from Leptidea sinapis chromosome 35, ilLepSina1.1, whole genome shotgun sequence containing:
- the LOC126975412 gene encoding uncharacterized protein LOC126975412, with the translated sequence MVSSIRVFIVLILSLIHLSYNDFNNVPKVKVIYQNITVRETFAKKIKLGQWRHHVFIYRLYNKRQLLYRSCCTGNIITEDRVLTSAHCFLTNRKRLKIKLKDLRVVGGILSTTAREPIEDDVQQWRKIQHIYSQKFFRFPAFNLAILRLNKMWVFNQFVNKIPYSKLNQNFDGICSGFILKSTTSWSSTKSVFVVEMQIYPQRTCEQLLLRSCEQYYSSESIPTLSSTETEGAGLVCFQTGDPAEHETDGVLVGVTSLMNKNLPNLHTRIGLFHDWVTNAATGHNCNALCIVLIIDCAICMFVNRLFM